Within Moritella sp. Urea-trap-13, the genomic segment ATGATGCGTACTGCTTGACCTTTTTCGAGCGGTAAGTCGTAGCTGTGCCCAGCCATGACATGGGCTACCACGTCATAGTCTGCACAGGTTAAATCGTCACCACGAATGGCATAACCATCCATTGCTGAATTGGTGTGTTGCGGTACATTGACGGGCGATAGAATGTCATGTGCGACAATTTGACCCAAAGCTGCTTTTAAATCAACAGTCTGCGTTTGCTTAATTGGTACAATATGACCAAGAATACGATCACGGCCTTCTGCTACCGAGAGCATGCCTTGTGGTGTTAGATCGCCACATTGCAAACCTTGTGGTCTTACTGTTGCACTGGTACCAACTTCACCTTGAATAAAACGCACCACAAAATCAGTGATCTGTTCAAGGTTATTAATATCCAGTTGTGGTAATGCGATTTGCTCTGGTAAAAGCGCTGGCACTGCTACATTGGCTGCAACGGCAATAATATTATCGTCTGTTGGATGCAACCAAGGTTTGCCTACTTCACTACGGTGTAGTTCAATCTTAGGGAAACTGAGATTTTTAAAGCCTTCAACCAAAATAAGGTCGAGCTTAGTTTGATCTAGTTGGGCGATCAAATGCGGTAATGTTGCTTCCTCATCAGGGGTTTCCGTGACGAGCGCACGGCGACAACGAGATGAAATCAGCATTTGACTCGCACCAGCTTTGCGTAAGCGGTGGCTGTCTTTGCCCGGTTGGTCGATATCAAAATCGTGGTGCGCATGTTTAATCACCGCAACCCGGATCCCACGCGCCACCAACTTGGGTAACATGGCTTCGAGTAGTGTGGTCTTGCCTGTACCACTAAATGCTGCAAAGCCGAGTAAAGGTAATGATGCGTATATTTTACTCATTGTTGTTGACTCATTTTGTTTGTCCAAATTGGACTAATTCTACTGGGGTATTTAAATTAACGAAGGCGTCTGGCTGATCGCTAAAATCTACCGTGAGCATATTGCACTGACGATACAACAGGATGATTTTACGATCGCCATTATCTAAAAATGCTTCTAATTTCGGTAAAATGCGACGATGTAATAGTGTCACCACAGGTTGAATATGTTCACCATCATGGGCCACGAGAATATCGGTATCGGCTTGACAAGCGCTGGCCATACGCGCGACTAAATCATGGGGTAATTGTGGGCAGTCACAAGGTACAAAGCCAATCCACTCTGAATCAGCTAAATGTAAAATAGCAGCATGCATACCACCGAGTGGTCCTGGGTAACCTTGTAATTGATCGCCAAACACGGCGCCATATTGGCTATAACTGTCTTGGTTGCGATTGGCGTTAATAGCAATATCAGCTGTCTGCGGTGCTAAAGTATCGATAACATGTTCAATCATGGCTTTACCCGCTAATTGTACTAACCCTTTATCATTTCCACCCATGCGGCTTGCTTGCCCGCCTGCTAAAATTACCCAACTTGTTTGTTCAGCCGAAAGCATAGTTATCCTTATCTTTTTTAATGAGCTGTAAATCTGCTCGTTCGATTAGTTTGCTATTGCTAATGCACCACTGACGGCGACAAAGTGCGGTAAGCGCATTTTGCTGGTGGCTGGTGATGACTAAGGTTGAGCCGCGCTCGAGTAAATCTTTGGCTAACACCACTTGGCGTTCAATGGATTCTTTATCCATGCTGGCACTTGATTCGTCCATCAATAGCACGCTCGGTTTTAGTACCCAAGCTCTTGCCATTGCTACGCGTTGGCGTTCGCCACCTGACAATACCGAAATATGTTCATTAGCTAAGGTCTCTAACCCTACCATACGTAAGGCTGTTATCGCTTCACTTCGTTGTGCTTGGCGACCTCTTATGGCGAATTTTAAACCATAACAGACATTATCCAGTACGCTACCATCAAACATATACGGTGTTTGATGCATATAGATAACACCATTTTTCGCATTACTTTTAAATAAACGGCTAAACCAGTGCTGACACTGCAGATTAACTTTCCCTGTGGTCGGGCTTTGTAAGCCGGATAATATTTTTAACAGGGTGGTTTTACCCACGCCATTGGCTCCTGTGAGGTAAATCGCTTCTTGCGGGCCGAATTTAAGGTGAGGTATGTGAAATAGCAGCCGATCTTTAAAGCGGATTGAGATATCTTCTGCTTGAATAGTAATTTGCGACATGACCTATACCTCAGCCTAGTTGGTACGCAAGTGGGCTTTACCACGGGCGATAGATAATAAAAAATTAAGTCCTAGTGCCAAGATCAATAACACCATGCCTAGGGCGACCCCTTGTGCAAACGCGCCTTTTGAACTTTCTAGGGCGATTGCGGTGGGGATATTACGGGTCGAATTGAGAATATTACCGCCGACCATCATCGAACAGCCAACTTCGGTAATAATACGACTAAATGCAGCGATAACCGCGGCAAGTAACGGGAATCGACATTCCCACATCAAACTTAACAAGGCGCGGGGTAAACTTGCCCCTAATGTCAGTGCGGTTTCCCAGGCACGGCGATCACTGTTTTGGAACGCGGCGTGCATCATTGATACTAAAATCGGAAAACACACTAGCATCTGTCCCAAGATCATCGCTTTTTGGGTAAACAGCATTTGCCAATCACCGAGTGGACCAGCGCGAGACAGCATCATATAAAGTAACAAGCCAATCACCACCGTGGGGATGGATTGGCAGGTATTAAATAAAGACAGTATTAACCAGCGCCCAGGGAATTTTCCGTAGGCGAGGGCAAAGGCGATCACTAATGCTGGTACGAGAACCAAGGTGATCGCCAGCAAAGACACTGAGAATGACACACCAACAATTCCCCACAGTGCCATATCGCCACTGAAGAGAAGTTGTACTGCGTCTTGGGTCGTTTGCCAGATATTCATTAGCTATCTAAGTTACTCGTTCGTTGATTAAGACTTGGCATTAGCTACAAATAATTGTTCGCCACCACGTTTATAACTGTTGATCATAGTCTGTGCTTTTGGATTCACTAACCAATCGCTGAAAATCTTTGCACCTTGATAGTTGATGCTTGGGTAACGGCTTGGGTTCACTAAGATAACTTGGTACGGGTTAAATAAACGTTTGTCACCTTGCACTACAATCTGCAGGTCGAGTTTGTTTTGGTAAGCTAACCAAGTACCGCGGTCAGTTAATGTGTATGCCTGTAGTTCCGATGCCATGTTCAGTGTTGGTCCCATGCCTTGGCCTACCGCTTTGTAGCCAGTAAAGTTGGGTTCCATTTTAGTTTGTGCCCACAGACCTAATTCTTTCTTGTTAGTCCCTGAGTCATCACCACGAGAGATGAAAGTAGCGTTGTAAGATGCGATGCCAGCGAGTGCTTTTACTACATCTTTATCGGTATTGATTTTTGCAGGATCATTTTTTGGACCAACCAAGACAAAATCGTTATACATCAATTTACGTGGTAGTACGCCGTAACCTGCCTCAACAAATTTAGCTTCGGCTTTTGCCGCGTGAGTCATCACCAAATCAACATCGCCATTTTGACCCATACGTAATGATTTACCGGTGCCCGCTGCAAGTACGTCGACTGTGTAACCTGTGTCTTTTTTGAATTCAGGCAGTAAGAAATCAAGCAGTCCTGAATGGTAAGTACTGGTGGTCGTAGCCAAACGGATCTTCATGTCGTCTGCGGCATTAACACCTGTGGTTGTTGCAAGTGCGAATAGCGCAAGTAATGTTTGGATACATGTCATCGGTATTACAGTCATCGGTTTTACAGTCATTAGGTCTTCCTGACGTTTAAGTTAGCTATATAAGAAAAGTTAGTTGAAAAATCACAGTATTTGTCGTTATAAAGCAAATTAGATGCCAAATTAAAAAATACACCATATAAAACACTATATCTACCAATAAGTAGTTAATTTAAAAGGTAAATAATATTTTTATTAAATTGAGTGAAAATAAAGGCTTGAAACAGTTTTGACTTTGTTAGTCGATATGAGACAAAATGTCGCAACTTAAAAATTACGGTAGTTATTTATATTTATGTCTGAATTTACTTCTTCTCCCTCTTGGGCTGCAGTCTCGGTACTTGTTGTTGATGATGAACCGGGTATGCGCGCGATCTTAAAGAAAGCCTTAAGCAAAAAATTTGCGCAAGTTGATACCGCGGGTAGCATCGAAGAAGGGGAAGAACTGCGTAAGCGTTGTCATTTCGATTTATTGATTGTCGATATCAACTTACCGGGTCGTTCAGGTATTGAATGGCACGAAGCATTTGATCCGCAAACGCGCCGCAGCGATGTGATCTTCATGACAGGTTATGCGGATTTAGATACTGCGATTAAAGCCTTGCGTGCTGGTGCATCCGATTTTATTTTAAAGCCGTTTAACCTCGAGCAAATGATGCAATCGGTGAGTCGTTGTATCGAGCGCCGTTTAGTTGAACGTCAGAACTTTGCCTTGCAGCGCGATATTGAACGCACCTTCCCGATAGATATTATTGGTGACGCCAGCAAAACCTTGGCGATGAAAAAACTGATCACGCAGATTGCGCCGTCGATGGCCGCTGTATTAGTCGAAGGTGAGTCTGGCACGGGTAAAGAATTAGTCGCGCGAGCGTTGCATCAGTTGAGTTTACGCAATGGTCCTTTTGTGCCGTTAAACTGTGGATCTATTGCCCCAGATTTATTAGAAAGTGAATTGTTTGGTCATACTCAAGGGGCGTTTACTGGCGCTAAAAAAAGCCGTGAAGGGTTATTCCGCGTCGCTAATGGCGGTACGCTATTTCTGGATGAGATTGGTGAAATGCCATTAGCCATGCAGTCATCGTTATTACGAGTATTAGAGCAAAAAGCTATCCGCCCAGTCGGTGGTGAACGCGAGATCCCCGTTGATGTACGTATTGTTGCAGCGACTAACCGTAATTTAAAACAAGAAGTCGATGCAGGCCGTTTTCGTCAAGATCTGTATTATCGTCTAAATGTATTAACGGTTGAGTTACCACCGCTGCGTGATCGCGTTGAAGATATTCCGGCATTGGCGCATCACTTTACCTTGAAGTTGTCTAATGATTTAGGCATGAAAAGCGTAAGCTGGACGCATGAAGATATACAAGCTATGCAAGCATATGACTGGCCAGGTAACATTCGTGAATTACGCAATATGATGGAGCGCTGTATTTTGCTGGGTAAACCGCCTGCGGAATATTGGCGCGAGCTACAAGGTGATATAGTGCCGTTAGCAAGAGCGGCTATTACTGAGTTTGAACAAGCCAGTATCGATGAAGCTAATCTACAAAACCCATGTCACTGTTCATCAATAATCGATGGTGATGAAGAGCAATATTGCTATCCAACGGCATGGACATTAAAACAAGTCGAAAAAGCACATATCATGCAGGTTGTTGATTCTCATGAAGGGAATAAATCAGCAGCGGCGCGTAAGCTTGGCGTAGCACGTAAAACGTTAGAGCGTAAATATAAAGAATGGATTGATGAAGCTGCCTTATGAAAATGAAGCAATTTATACTGTTATGGATTAAACGTTTTCGGACTATGGTGCGTTACCGCTTGTTGGTGCTTACCTCTGTACCGATTATTCTGACGTTATTTGCGTTGTTCGCACTGGCCATGTATTGGACTGTGACGTATACCTGGCAAAATGCCTTAATGAATGTAAAAGCAGATCGTACGGTGGCACATAATAGCATTGCTCTGTTGCAGAAAGAGCAGCGCCTGCAGCTTAAATCGTTGTCATCTTCGTACGATTTTCAGCAATTATTACGCACCGATAAAGCTAAATTGCCCGCTTGGGTAAAGCAACAGACAGCAAGTAATTCGTTGGACTTTGTGGTGTTACATCCGGCTACAGATTTGGATACTTTCCCATTAGTGAATCAGCAGTCATTACTGGCGGGTAAAGCACAAACATTTTTTCAAGTATTAAACAGTGAGCAGTTGTTCGCGCTGAACAAAAATCTGCCCATCAATGCGCAAATCCCGTTATTACGGGAAAACAAGTTAGAGTCAAAAGGCTTAGTTAGCCGTAATTTACTGCCTATTTTTGATAATAATAAGCAGCTACAATGGATTGTTGATGGCGGTATGTTATTAAATAACAGTACCTTGTTAGTTGATCGTATTCGTGACCTTGTTTATACCCCTGGAAAATTGCCGTTGGGCAGTATTGGTACGGTAACGCTGTTTATGGATGATATTCGGGTGAGCACGAATGTACCATTAGACAGTGATGCAATTAACGGACGTGCTATTGGTACCCGGGTTTCTGCTGAGGTGAAGCAGCAAGTTCTGATTGATGGACAGGAGTGGGTGGGTCGTGCTTTTGTTTATGACAATTGGTATATCTCTGCTTATGAACCATTACGTGATTATGATGGTAATGTCATCGGCATGCTGTATACGGGCTATTTAGAATGGCCATTAGTCGAAACATTTTTAACCAATATTGCGGAATTTAGTGTCGGGATTATTGCGGTATTATTACTCTCGGGTGGCTTGGTATATCGTGGTGCGCGTGATTTATTCAGGCCGATAGAGAAGATCCACAATGTGGTGAGAGTGGTACCGCTAGGACTAAATCGTCGTATTGGCGATCTGGGGTTATGTAAAGATCATGAGTTAGCGGCATTTGGTCAGCAATTTGATTCCATGCTCGATCAATTAGAGCAACGCAATGATGTGATTAAACAAGCGTCTGTGGAGCTTGAAGATAAAGTGCGTACGCGTACCCAAAGTTTACATGATAAAACCCAAGAGTTAGAACAGTACATTAAGTTATTAAATCAAACCCGTAGTAAACTGGTGATGAGTGAAAAACTGGCAGCGCTGGGCGAACTCACCGCTGGTATTGCCCATGAAATTAATAATCCGACCGCAGTTATTTTAGGTAATGTGGAGTTGTTGCAACTTGAGCTCGGCGATGACAGCCTGCGGGTGAGCGAAGAGCTAGAAGCGATCCACGAACAAATCGATCGTATCCGTAATATTACCCGTAGCTTACTGCAGTACAGTCGCCAAGGTGGTGTGCAAGATGAAGTTACTTGGCAGCATTTAAACCTTATCGTTAAAGAAAGTCTGACCTTGGTTCGTTCCGGCACCAAATCCGCCAATGTCCAAGTTGAATCGCAACTCGAAGCCAAATGCTGCGTGGAAGTGAATCGTCATCAATTGTTGCAAGTATTGGTTAATTTGCAAATGAATGGTGTGCATGCCATGGATGACAAAGGCCTGTTGAAGATTAAAACTGAAGATTGGTACGATGATAACGGTGATGTTATTGGCGCAGCTGTGCATATTAGCGATCATGGTTGTGGTATTAGCGAAGATAATTTAGCGCGTATTTTTGATCCGTTTTTTACTACGCGTCGCAGCGGTACTGGTTTAGGGCTATCGGTGAGTCAAACGATCATTAGTGAGGTCGGTGGTAAGATATCGGTGCAATCAGATCTGGGTATCGGTTCGACATTTTCGATTTATTTACTCGAAAAAGCGGTCGTGCATAATGAACTATTGTTGCCTGTTGAGGTGTATTAGCGGGAGTGATGCTGACGTTAGA encodes:
- the mobA gene encoding molybdenum cofactor guanylyltransferase MobA, encoding MLSAEQTSWVILAGGQASRMGGNDKGLVQLAGKAMIEHVIDTLAPQTADIAINANRNQDSYSQYGAVFGDQLQGYPGPLGGMHAAILHLADSEWIGFVPCDCPQLPHDLVARMASACQADTDILVAHDGEHIQPVVTLLHRRILPKLEAFLDNGDRKIILLYRQCNMLTVDFSDQPDAFVNLNTPVELVQFGQTK
- a CDS encoding ATP-binding cassette domain-containing protein, with amino-acid sequence MSQITIQAEDISIRFKDRLLFHIPHLKFGPQEAIYLTGANGVGKTTLLKILSGLQSPTTGKVNLQCQHWFSRLFKSNAKNGVIYMHQTPYMFDGSVLDNVCYGLKFAIRGRQAQRSEAITALRMVGLETLANEHISVLSGGERQRVAMARAWVLKPSVLLMDESSASMDKESIERQVVLAKDLLERGSTLVITSHQQNALTALCRRQWCISNSKLIERADLQLIKKDKDNYAFG
- a CDS encoding ABC transporter permease; translation: MNIWQTTQDAVQLLFSGDMALWGIVGVSFSVSLLAITLVLVPALVIAFALAYGKFPGRWLILSLFNTCQSIPTVVIGLLLYMMLSRAGPLGDWQMLFTQKAMILGQMLVCFPILVSMMHAAFQNSDRRAWETALTLGASLPRALLSLMWECRFPLLAAVIAAFSRIITEVGCSMMVGGNILNSTRNIPTAIALESSKGAFAQGVALGMVLLILALGLNFLLSIARGKAHLRTN
- a CDS encoding substrate-binding domain-containing protein, translating into MTVIPMTCIQTLLALFALATTTGVNAADDMKIRLATTTSTYHSGLLDFLLPEFKKDTGYTVDVLAAGTGKSLRMGQNGDVDLVMTHAAKAEAKFVEAGYGVLPRKLMYNDFVLVGPKNDPAKINTDKDVVKALAGIASYNATFISRGDDSGTNKKELGLWAQTKMEPNFTGYKAVGQGMGPTLNMASELQAYTLTDRGTWLAYQNKLDLQIVVQGDKRLFNPYQVILVNPSRYPSINYQGAKIFSDWLVNPKAQTMINSYKRGGEQLFVANAKS
- a CDS encoding sigma-54 dependent transcriptional regulator: MSEFTSSPSWAAVSVLVVDDEPGMRAILKKALSKKFAQVDTAGSIEEGEELRKRCHFDLLIVDINLPGRSGIEWHEAFDPQTRRSDVIFMTGYADLDTAIKALRAGASDFILKPFNLEQMMQSVSRCIERRLVERQNFALQRDIERTFPIDIIGDASKTLAMKKLITQIAPSMAAVLVEGESGTGKELVARALHQLSLRNGPFVPLNCGSIAPDLLESELFGHTQGAFTGAKKSREGLFRVANGGTLFLDEIGEMPLAMQSSLLRVLEQKAIRPVGGEREIPVDVRIVAATNRNLKQEVDAGRFRQDLYYRLNVLTVELPPLRDRVEDIPALAHHFTLKLSNDLGMKSVSWTHEDIQAMQAYDWPGNIRELRNMMERCILLGKPPAEYWRELQGDIVPLARAAITEFEQASIDEANLQNPCHCSSIIDGDEEQYCYPTAWTLKQVEKAHIMQVVDSHEGNKSAAARKLGVARKTLERKYKEWIDEAAL
- a CDS encoding cache domain-containing protein, which translates into the protein MKMKQFILLWIKRFRTMVRYRLLVLTSVPIILTLFALFALAMYWTVTYTWQNALMNVKADRTVAHNSIALLQKEQRLQLKSLSSSYDFQQLLRTDKAKLPAWVKQQTASNSLDFVVLHPATDLDTFPLVNQQSLLAGKAQTFFQVLNSEQLFALNKNLPINAQIPLLRENKLESKGLVSRNLLPIFDNNKQLQWIVDGGMLLNNSTLLVDRIRDLVYTPGKLPLGSIGTVTLFMDDIRVSTNVPLDSDAINGRAIGTRVSAEVKQQVLIDGQEWVGRAFVYDNWYISAYEPLRDYDGNVIGMLYTGYLEWPLVETFLTNIAEFSVGIIAVLLLSGGLVYRGARDLFRPIEKIHNVVRVVPLGLNRRIGDLGLCKDHELAAFGQQFDSMLDQLEQRNDVIKQASVELEDKVRTRTQSLHDKTQELEQYIKLLNQTRSKLVMSEKLAALGELTAGIAHEINNPTAVILGNVELLQLELGDDSLRVSEELEAIHEQIDRIRNITRSLLQYSRQGGVQDEVTWQHLNLIVKESLTLVRSGTKSANVQVESQLEAKCCVEVNRHQLLQVLVNLQMNGVHAMDDKGLLKIKTEDWYDDNGDVIGAAVHISDHGCGISEDNLARIFDPFFTTRRSGTGLGLSVSQTIISEVGGKISVQSDLGIGSTFSIYLLEKAVVHNELLLPVEVY